The Rosa rugosa chromosome 1, drRosRugo1.1, whole genome shotgun sequence genomic sequence GGTTCTTGACTCAAGTTCCCAGATGGTACTAATTATTGTAGTCGTGTTCATCCACCGTACGCAGCATAAAACATGCTCCGGCAATACTTCTGCCTTGTTCGTGAGTATTCAAGCACTTGTTGGGATTGCAGAGGGTTTTTTACTCAAGTTCCCAGGTTGTATCGATTATGGTAGTCAAGTTCATCCAACCGTACGCAGCATAAAATATGCTCGGGCAATTCTTCTGCCTTATTCCCCTATTAACAATGTACAACACATATTAGGGCGTGGATCTTAAGTAGGAGGTAAACTGACCCAGCTCAGAATCCTGAAGATATATATTGTTTACCTGAATTGTCAGACCAAAATCCAGTATGGATAGCTTCATTCTCTCATGAAATGATTCAATACCCTTTCTAGACACATAGCTGAATCTGTGCAAATCCAAATCAATCTCAAAGTAGTTTTCTCCCTGAAATAGTGATGAAGGGGTAAATAAGATAAACTTAGTAAGATTATAAGCTTTTAGCCTGATTACGAAATATTTCACTGAATGGCATGCTGAAATATCTTTAACAAAAAACTGACCAAGTAAAATTCATGTTGAGGGCGTGAAAGGACAGGTTTTTCGTTGCATGCATTCATTAGCCTCCTCTCAGCTGCGTTTAAATTCAGTTTGCTGAGTTCATCCACATTTACAATTCGGCCCAATATTTTCAATCTTTCCCTGAAGGGTGCAATTGTATCAACAGGGAATCCTCTAACTCTTTCCACTTCATCATTGATGAATTTCTGCAAAACAAAAAAGCATATATAGTTAATCAACTGTATGTACTAAATCAACAAAACTTAGTTACAAGATCCAGTGTGACATGAGAGACCATATATTTTTATAATTCACGGATCTTACAGTTAAACTCTCGCGGAAATGAGATGGAAGGTCTTTTGAGTAACTTTCAGAAAGCTTAAAATACATAACCAAATTCATTCCTTCTCCATCATGTTCGCTCTGAAACATAGAGATAGGGTACAAAGGTATCTGCAGTACACAAACAAGCGCATAGAATATCAGTAAAATTATTTAGAACAAAAATGATTTCCTAGAGGACAGGAAAGTTATGAGGATATCGACTCTCTAAGCATGATCAACTAAATGTACAGAACAAACAATACTCGTCATAGTGCAGCATCTTTCTACTTCCAGTAAAAgcgaaaaaaaaataaaaaaaatagggaaACAATATAAGAGGTAGAAAGCTTGGGAAAAGAAGGGTGCAGGAGACTGTGAACATTATGATCATACATTTCAAATGCTGCACAGAGACTATGATTAGACGATATAGTCAGATTATCAAAACAAACAGTACTCATCATAGTCTGCAGCATTTTTCACTtccagacaaaataaaaaacaaaatataaaaataggGAACAATATAAGAGATAGAAAGCTTGGGAACAGAGGAGTACAGAAGGCTATGAACATTATGATCATACATTTTGAATGCTGCACAGAGACTATGGTGAGACGATATAATCAGATTACCAGAACAAACAACAATCGTCATAGTTTGCAGCATCTTTCAACTTCAGACAAGatgaaaaaaactaaaatagagAAACAATATAAGGGGTAGAAGCTTTTGGGGGAAAAGAAGGGTTAAGGAGTAGGCACCTGAACATTTACAACAAGAATAGAAGGGACATCTCCATCTACATTCACAACAGGAAGTTCGACAAAGCGAGCAATATGATCAATCTTCCTCTGAGATAAGAAAATATCAACCCCAAAAGGATAATACGCAGCGCAATCTGGAGCTAACTCTTTCTTTTTGTCCCTATTAAGCAAATCAAGAGTTGATCAACAATGATTATTCAAAATACAGTACACAATTAACCCTATTGAAACACTATGCTCttactctcactctcactctcacctAAGATAATTCTTCCCCCGGACTTTGAAAGAGTTTGGCTCAAGAGGTGACCAACAATCCGGCATTCTCTTGCCCATCGGGCAGTATGGAATTGTCGAACCTGCTATTGGTCTTTTAACAACCGCCCTGGGCGAAactaaaacaaacataaaagaTCAATATCAGCTACACGCCATTCCACTTTACAAAATCGCATCATAAATTCACAATAGGCAAGTAAAGTACAACAAGACTCACCTAATGTGGGATCAGCCGGAGCAGCATGCCCTTCCCTCCACTTAAACGAAAGCCTAGAAGGCCCCAATCTCTTCCTAAAACTCAGTTTGTTATCAACTGACAAGGGGATAGTTGAAGGTAGACAAGGCAGGCAAGCATTCTGAACAACCACCAACCCTTGCATTCTATCACTCTCTTCCCCACCGGCACCGCCTTCCCTCGTTCTCTGTATCGCACTCTCCGACCCATTCAAAGACACCACATCTGTCACACCAAATCCcacttcaaattcaaattcaaacccCAATTCCACCACCTTAAAAacagataaagaaaaaaaaaaatacattaccATCAGGGACACTGTAGAACTCGTCGTCTCCTCGCTCCGAATCCATCACTGAAGTACAATCAAACCAAGCCCCGTCCATACTTCCTGTTACCAACCAACCAACCAACCACTACTGAATCAATCAAACAATCCAAACCCTTTTAAATCAACCATCATCAGAAAATTCAACCCAGAAATTCCTAAATTAAACTACCTTGGAGTTGTGGGTTGAAGTTAGATCGGCTGGAGGAGGAAACACGCCTCCGAACGGTTCGTCTTTGGCggccattcttcttcttctttgacaATCTCAAAGCCCACCCCTTGGGCCTTGAAGCGCAAGCTCCCATTGCCGGAAAATAGTAACCGACTTTCTCGATCGCAGAGAGAGTCTCAAAGACTGAAACTTTGGCTCTGATTTTGATtctgtcttctctctctctctctctgtgattaGTGGAGAGAGAATTTATTATTGAGATTTGATTCGATGATAATGGGATTCCGGAACTGGGGCAAATTTAGTGTGCGCTAGCTTCACCCTTTTTGGAAAGTCAATTATACGACGCAGTAAATTAAACGCGGTCTGTCCCCAAAGTAACGGATGGAGGGTTGTGAGAGTGACGCGTGGCGAGTGGAACGTGATGCCAAGTGTTCTTGGGTTGGTGACCACTACGGACAGTGACGTAGAGGTTTAATAGGCCTCGGATTTCAATATCGTAGTCTGGTACGTGTTTCTTTGTGATTTGGTAGGGGTGTAAATGAGTCGTATTGACACGAGTAACGTTTTCGAATTCTGGCCATCTATGTCGACCTGAATTATGTCATAATTGACTTACAGCCTAATGTTGAGTTGAATATTTACTATTAAGAATtattgaaaagtaaaatgttTAAAATGTCCATTcaaaccacaaaaaaaaaaaaaaaaaaaaaaaaaaaagtgtaaaaTGCTAGTAAACCACGTGAATCGAATTAAATATAGGAGTTAATTACTCAATCTACATTTTTAAGTGAGTTCAGCAAAGTTtgagaacattttttttttatcgataTCACACGGTTCATCAGAGGCTTCCTTAAAGTTCAGTAACATTTAGCTTAATCTATGTCGAGTCTAAATGACTAATAAAGTTCATCGAGCTTAATTAGTTATTAACTAGAAAATTGGCCCGTGCTTTGCCACGGGTTTTGTTCTTGTAAAGAAATTAGAAGGATCAAATAAAGGGAGGCTATAGACTGGAGATCATGGCTGTGTGCATATCAAACAAAGTCCAAATCAATTCAAAACCCAGACACCGAATCTTTTCCGCTTTTTCTCTTcagttatatatacatatagccTTAGGAAATGTAATCAGGCAGCGCATACTTTAGCAAAAAATGCGCTTTTGTTTCCTTCATTTCAAGTTTGGGTTGAGGAGGGACCACAATGGCTCTCCCGTGTACTTATTTCTGATGTCACTATCTAGATTGCTTATTAATGCAATTcatatttctcaaaaaaaaaaaaaacccagacaCCGAATAACAAAACTACCAAAAGATGGTAGCCTGCAATTAAGAAACAATGAAAGGGTAAAAACGTCTTTTCATATGTCTATGGCAGATGCAAAATTATGGTAGAAGACCAGGGGTAAAATCATCAGTTTACTGTTACATAAACAGTTGTGAATAGTAAACTCATCTTTCATGTATAGTATAATAATGTCCTCAATTTTGAATTGATTTAATTAATGTCCTCAATTTTGAATTGATTTATTATGAGTGTAAAGTAATGTTGAAGTCGGTGAACTATGCTCTATTAGATTTTCAGAATAACTAATATCGTGGAGGTAAGAgtttttaataaaataatttGGGTTTTACATCTAAAACCAATTAGTAATGGATTGAGTGACTTAAATATTTGTAAACCCATATGTAAGAtccttatctatactattattaagagaagaggctttgttagtcAAAGTGGGTGTGAAAATACAATAAAATCCTTAGACCTTATAttaattttaaataatttttaataACTTAGTGGTAGTATAGTAAATAGCAAAATTAAATAGCCCATTGGTGAAGATTTTCCTCCTTTATTTACTTGGCTACTTGCGGAGAGCTTGAGGTGGAGCTCAGGCAAGTAGCAATGGCGCTTTCATCGTCTACAACTCTATCTCCGTTCACTGTGAACGTAACCACGGACTTCCTCGGCTCATCTTCAACCTCTCTTCCTCGCTTCAATTTCATCTCCAGACCATGCACCAATCGCCGGCCTTCACCTCTCATCGTCCTTTCCTCAAGTAACAATCTCATCACTCCGATTCAGAAACTCAAAAATACGCTTCAAATTTCGTTCATTTCTTCCAAAATTGAAGTAATTTGATGGTTTTGCAGAGTCCGGCGATCGAGCTTGGAACGAGGCCAAGCGACAGTTGATGGAGCAGTACGGCTTCGACCCCGACGTCGCCTTGACTGAGCCGACTCGGAAGgttcatttctctctctctctctctctctctcgtttgaCTATTCTTGGTGGTGTTTGTTTTGATATCTGGAGAATTGGAATGGtagggaaagaagaagaagagcagtACTGAGCTACAGGAGGCCTCACAGGCTGAGCCTAAGCCCAAGAGAACTACACATAAGTTGCTTCAGGTACAAATTATGTGGCTTTTTGATGATTTTTATTGATGAGATAAGAATGCAGTGTATTTAGGCCTGATGAATTTAGTTCATTATGTAGAGAGTGGTGTTTACATTAATATATTTCGCAATTCGGAATGCAATGGTAGTGATTATGGTAGGATTTCATGAGTCTAAAATGTGCCGGCCCATGTAGGTGCTTGGAGGAAAGGCTCGTAGAATGAAGTTGCTGTCTCCAAAGGGTATGGATGTACGACCAATGATGGAGGTCGTGAAAGGTGCAGCCTTTGATATCCTGCAGGTGATTCTTGTGTGTTTATGTAAAGAGGGTCGTCCACATTGTTTGCAGACACTTGTAGATTATCACATTATAATAT encodes the following:
- the LOC133726463 gene encoding uncharacterized protein LOC133726463, with protein sequence MGACASRPKGWALRLSKKKKNGRQRRTVRRRVSSSSRSNFNPQLQGSMDGAWFDCTSVMDSERGDDEFYSVPDDVVSLNGSESAIQRTREGGAGGEESDRMQGLVVVQNACLPCLPSTIPLSVDNKLSFRKRLGPSRLSFKWREGHAAPADPTLVSPRAVVKRPIAGSTIPYCPMGKRMPDCWSPLEPNSFKVRGKNYLRDKKKELAPDCAAYYPFGVDIFLSQRKIDHIARFVELPVVNVDGDVPSILVVNVQIPLYPISMFQSEHDGEGMNLVMYFKLSESYSKDLPSHFRESLTKFINDEVERVRGFPVDTIAPFRERLKILGRIVNVDELSKLNLNAAERRLMNACNEKPVLSRPQHEFYLGENYFEIDLDLHRFSYVSRKGIESFHERMKLSILDFGLTIQGNKAEELPEHILCCVRLDELDYHNRYNLGT